Within Triticum dicoccoides isolate Atlit2015 ecotype Zavitan chromosome 1B, WEW_v2.0, whole genome shotgun sequence, the genomic segment CAGGGAGAAACAGTGCTCTAGAAATGACGTCAAGGTTAAGTGAATGAACTTAAGAAACAGTTGCAGCTAACTTGTATATTCAGTGTGCAATGTTTATACTACATGTCCTGTTACATATATAGACTAGGATTACAAATTATTACAGGTACATATATAACATGTACAATATACAGGTTAACAGTTTCAACCTCAAGGAAAAAAACAAGAGACGGCTTTCATCAATGAGAAATTTGAAAATCCCAGCTGTCACTTGGTACAGACAGGAAATGAAGTAAGAGAGCTTTCTAAGAAAATTAATTGGTACACCTGTTAATGAATTAGCATGCAAGCAAAATAAGTTATACAATAAAGCACCATTCACACCAGATGAGTTTTCAGGAACGGATCTTAGACCGCAAAGCAGGCGCAACGAAAACACGGGCGCATTGACTAGTTCTTGATCTATGAAGTTTTAGCTAAACATCGATGCCAACATTGCTTAGAGAGTTAACATGGAACAAAATTGTTGTGAGTGAAAGAAAATTTGCTAGCGTGACATACCTCAAGCTGCTTGATTTCCATCTTCACATGACTAATGATTCCGTCAACGCTCCAATTTGTCACAGTTGAAATTGGCAAGGTGAAAGGAAAGAGCATCTCAACGTCTTCCCGTGTACCATACTCAGCAGCCAACTCTATTGGCAATCTACCAAACTGTTGAGGAACAACGAAAGCTTTACAAAAATTAATATTCAACATTAAGAAATAAGCAAATGTTCATGCAAATTTACAAAGAGATAGCATAAAGGAGAAATGGTGAAACTGTAACAAGCTTATTAAGAAAAGTTCACTTAGCACAGCCTTTTATTTTTATACTACAGATAGCATCATGTAGGTCTACTTGCATCATAACTCCTACAGTTACGGTCGTTGCATATCAGTACAAGACAAGTCTATTGATTCACTAACCCATCAAATTACCAAAAAGATGGCACAAAGTGGGAAAGGCGAAACAGTAGCACGCTTATGTAAGAAAGGTAACTTAGCACAGCCTTTTGTTTTTATATTACATATAGCATCATGTAGGTGTACTTACATAACTCGTATAGTTGTTGCATATCACTACAAAGCCAAGCAAGACACAAGAATACGTGACAAAATGAGCATCTGACCTGGTCAAGAACATTTGGATTTGCACCAGCTTCCAACAAGCACTTGATAGCTTCAGTTAAGCCCTTCTCTGCAGCCGTTACCAAGGGATTATAACAAGGACCAGCACCACTCACATTAGCTCTACCCTATCAGATGCAAGTATGAAAAGCCAATCACTTGTTTAGTTGTCAATACAAAAATGACTAAATCAAACATCAGTTTATAGAAATATAGATTCCTACTGCAGTACAAAAAGAGGATACAATACCTGAATCAATAGCTTCACACAAGACACATTAGATTTGTGTAACGCCATGTCTAAAGGTCCAATAATACGAGTACCCTTGTTGGGCTGAAAAAATTAAAGAGGTTCAATTTCATGCCAAAATATGACAGTTCCAAGAGAAAGATTGAATTTGCAAGGGAAAAAGAGCTGATCCGATACTTCTTTTCTGAGAGTGTAGCTTATAAAAGTTATATATCCCTTTGCTCCCACTGATTCCTCAGAATTGTTGTGTGGGTCACCGGTCCTAGCATGCCTCGTGTGGCTAACACATTAACAGCTATGAGCAGGGCCTATTTGGTTGATTTACAAAGGTTGCCAATATTTACTAATCATGCCTACGAAGTGCCATACTACGCCAAGCCAAAGGGAACCCTCCACGCATTTCTGAGCCGGTGACACATAGGACCACAGCTGTAGGAAAGGATTCTTGCCAGCGAACAAAACATATAACCAACTAAGTCACACGTTCCCAACTTTTGGCATGCCATGGTTAGTCACCAAGGAATAATGGCCTCAAATACAGGCGGGAACAATTTGAGAAGTGGAACGTAGCAAAACTCTAGCAAAAGAGAGAAATGAAGTTGAAAGCCAACAGATAATGAAGATTTGAACATTACATCTGCATTGTGCTGCAAAAGTATCTTCACAACTGTAGCATGTCCTTTCTGAGCAGCAAAAGAGAGTGGTGTCCCAATAATTGATTGTGCATCAATATCCACTCCTCTAGAGAGAAGATACTTTACTATTTCAGAGTGCCCTGAAAAAAGATAAGAAAATGAAGGTCATAACACTATGAAGAGTATATGAACAAAAACGATTTTGTGCAACAAAGTTTCAATTACTATTGGTGGGAAGCAACTTTTCTGGTTCGCATTTCCCTGACAAACACATGGAAGGAGTTGCCATAAACAGATACCATAAGAAGCAGGTAATCATACTAAATGAACACCATTTGTGAGGAAAATAGTGTATGAAACAGATACCCGGGAAACTTGCATATCATCTAAGTAAGCAGGCATTTCTTGGGAAACTAGTTTCAATGGCTAAAACAAAATAACATACGAAGTAGATATCCTGAGAGAAGCTCCACAGACTATAAGGATAAATAGTACAGTGCCAAAATAGATTGGTCGCAACACGATGCCACATGGACTTTGTACACCAATATGAGCAGAAAAATCAAACTAATATGACAACTATGTTTAGAGTTTCATAAAGCTAATCACTATTCAGAAGCCGATGGACATGAGAAGCAAATAATATTAGCCTTGTTTTAATATATCTACAGCAACAAGAAAATTGTTTATATTTcttgccaaaaaaaagaaaaatgttTATATTATGTTGGCTGGGCTTGGTAAAATAAATCAACTTATATTTATCGTGATAGCATTCCCTCCAGATTCAGCTAAAGGTTCTCCAACATAACATCTGATACTACATGCATGATCTGTATAACTCAAGACAATTCTCAAACATAAAAAGGTCCAGCACAAAACAAGGGAGCAAGGCAACCTGAGCATGAAGCCAAGGCATAGTCTTGCGACAGAGGAAAGTAACAATGAAGGGAGGATCCTTGTGTTTATACCATGAGCTGCAGCTGAATGAAGAAGACTGATGTTTCCTGAACGTTGTTGATGCACATCGGCGCCATGATCAAGAAGGTACCTGACGGCAGGAAGGTTGCCATAGGTAACGGCATGCTCCACGGGTGAATAATCTAGCAATAAGATCCACACAAGCACATTGCAGACAGCCCGGTTATGACTGATGATGATCGAGTCACGAAACTACAGGTTTAGAACCAGACAGGCGTGAACTGAAAACGAACAAATTGCGTACCCTGGGGGGTGTCGGGCTTGTTGATGTCCATCTTGACCTCCTCGACGAGGTACTGGTACGCGGGCAGCCTGCCGCGGCCGCCAGCGGCGTGGAGCGCGTTCATGCCCATGTAGCTCGTGCTGGCCACCGTCACCGGGATCCCGTGCCCGTGCACGTCCAGCTCCTTTGCAATCTCTGAAGTTCACACAAAAGAAGGGTACAATCTTATTTTGGAATCATCGACCATGACAGAAAAGGGCCAATTTTAGCCCCAAATCGGGAAGAAATCGCCACTGATACTCCTTAAGAAGTGCCAATTTCAGCCACAGGTCGCAAGGAGAAAAATCCCCCGACGAATCACGCCCCAGCGTGCGTGCGTTTGAGCCTAAATCGCAGACGAAATCGACATCCGGGAGCCGGTGTTCCGCTCCGCGGGCAGATCGGAAGCCTGACGGTGACAAAACCCTAAGCCCCCGAATGTAGCGAGGGACCGAACTGGCAGAGGGCCTTACCCTTGATGCCGCGGACGTCGCCGAGGTGGGCAGCCTCGATGAACCTGGCATCCGGCGGCCACCGGTTGCGGTCTGCACGAGCAGCAAATCCAAAGATTGGAAGGCCGGCGGAGGGAGAGGTGTGGCGGATCGAGTGGGTTGGGTTACGTACCTTCGCCGAGGAGGAGCTCGAATTGGCAAGGGAGCGGAAGGGCACGGGTCCCCATcctcgccgccggcggcggcggtggtggaagggAAGAAGCTTCTCGAATGTGCGGGGGGTAAAAAGGGCGGGAAATGGGCGGGTGAGAGTGAGACCTAGTGGGAGGCGGACACCAAAAAGCGATTTAGTTGCTCGAATAAGGGCATATGTATAATAGTTCTATCTTAAAAGTGTCACGTAACATAAATAGTGAGGTgggaagagatgatctcttagcacaatatgtctcaccatgtttCTAGGAATTGCTAGTTATTCAAGATAagataagagatgacccattgtagatttttttttgtcatctctatattacatgcaaaacttaagataagactatcttatcaaccattgtacatgctttaAGGCCCAACGAGTGCCGCTTGGGAAGAAATCAGGTTGTTTGGTTGGTCTTCGGCCTTCACGGCATGAAGTTTACATTACTCTAAGTCAGGCTGGCGGCCTACATTTGGATCGACAGTTTCTCCAATGCCAGACTTGTGCAAGGCAGGGGAGAGAAACGCGGCGCTGAGCTCTTGCGACCAGGGAGATGACGAGAGCTCGCCCGCGTCTCTGGAAAATCGGCGGGAGGATTTCGGCTCACCTCTCACTGATTCGGTCGCCCTATTTATCCCCCATCCTCCCACCGCCCAATGCCCCGCCACCTTTCGATCTTTCCGGCTGACGCGCATCGGCACCGACGACCAGGTAATTAAGCGGAGCTCCTTCATCGGTCGGCGGTCCACGACAGCGGCGACTCCTGTTCTCAACTTCTCCGACCCTTCTCGCCTCTTCCCCCCACCCCCCTAGTTACAGCCATggcctatgtgagttcaatgaccTATTTCTCTTCTCTGTGTTTGTTCTAGCTAGATCTGAGAGGAGGTGGTCGTAGGGTTAGATGTGCAAGCATGTGGTAAGGTTTATCTGTGCATTGATCTTTGAGCAGATACTAGATTGATGTTGTGGTAGCTACTTGTGTTGGATCTTTGTAGATTGAGTAGTATGATAATTATGAACACTATGTACTCATAGCTAGTTGTGTAGGATTTGTAGCATGCTAGAGTAGCTATTTGTGATGAACATAATGAATTCTTAGCTAGTTCTGATGTTGTGGTAGCTATTGGTGATGGATTCATATCTAGTTGGTATGTATGCTCCTATTTTCATAGATCGTCCGATTGTTATGTTGTGGTACTGTGTGTTCTGCTTACTGTGTATGCGTGATACGATTGTAGGGCATGACCGCGCAAACGCGAGATCTTAGTCAGGCTCTTGTCCTGTCAGACATCCAGTTTGTGGCCTCCTTTGCCGAGGACTCGCAGCCCCTCCTCAATCAAAACATGCGTGCAGATTAGGTGTTCGAGGTTTCACATGGTGCTTCTAGCTTTGTGTCAGTTGTGCTCGTTGAGCCAACTACCAACTCTGTTCCCGCTACACTGAATGCCAAGAAGGATGGTAGAGGGAACAACATGAAGTGGTAGCCGTTCATGTCCACGTTCGTGCTGAACAAAatgtgtgagctcatctctagtAGGATTAAGACTGACAAGGGtttcaaggaggtgcacttgaacaccgttGCGAAGCAGATGTTCGAGTTATGTGGCCAGGAGGTGACCGCCACCCAAGTGTACAACTACCTGAGGAAGGGGGAGCtcgatggatccaagtgtccaTGCTCAGAGACCTTAGCGGCGCCTCCTGATACCAGAACACTTGCTCTATCATTTTGGAGGCAGAGCACTACACCGGCCATGTCGCGGCTAGCTCATTGTTTCCTTGTTTTGCACACCGTCAACCATTGCCTTGTAGCAACTAACAACACTCGTGCTTCTATCTTAGGACCACCCCAAGGACGCTGAGTTCCTCAACACACCTATCTAGAACTACAACCAGATGCAACACTTCTTCTCATTCGACCTGGCAACTGGCAGGCATGCCATGGCTTCGGTGAGCCTCTCAGTTCTCCCACGCCGGAGTTCCCACGCACCCCGGACGTAGAGGCGGTCCTTACTAGCCCTGACAAGCCATTTGAGCATGTACATGTGGTcaataggaagaggaagaggggcagtCTGATGGAGGAGGAGATCAGTGTGTTCACCAGCATGACTAAGGCCGTGAAGGAGGTGACAACCTCCATTAGGGAGAGTAAGACCCCGGACGTCCACCCTGACCTGTACAACACCGTAATGAAGCAAGGTGACTTCAGTGATGAGGCTCTCATGGAAGCAATGAGCCACCTGCTGGACAACAAGACCCAGGGTGTGTTGGGTTTGTTGCCATGGCAGATGCCCACAGGGTGCTCTGGCTCAGGAGCTTGTTGGACAAGCACTACTACTAGAGCTTGCTGCTGGTTACCGCGTGCATGATCCTGGATGGCGAtggcgatgacgatgatgacgatgtaTATTGTGTGTAGCTAGGGTTTGAAAACTGTTTGATGGTCTGTATAGTGTGTTGAGGTGGTATATACTACCCCCTCATGATGATCgtgaacttgcggtggtaggatgacaccctcttttggatgtggtggtaggatAACACTAGAACttgctgttggggaacacagtaatttcaaaaaaattcctacggtcatgcaagatctatctaggtgatgcatagcaacgagggggagagtgtgtccacgtaccctcatagaccgaaagcagaagcgttaagtaacgtggttgatgtagtcgaacgtcttcgcgatccaaccgatcaagtaccgaacgcacgacacctccgcgatctgcacacgttcagctcggtgacgtccctcgaactctagatctagttgaggccgagggagagtttcgtcagcacgacggcgtggtgacggtgatgatgaagttaccagcgcagggcttcgcctaagcactatgacgatatgaccgaggtggaaaactgtggaggggggcaccgcacacggctaaagatcaacttgtgtgtctacagggtgccccttcccccgtatataaaggaggggaggaggggggcggccggCCTCATGGGATGCGccccaagggggaatcctactcctactaggagtaggttccccctttcctagtccaactaggaggggaaggaaagaggaagagggagagaaggaaaggaggaccgcccccctccccaattcggattgggcttgggggcgggcgcctccacctggccacctcctcctctcttccactaaagcccatgtaggcccattaacttcTCGGGGGCgtctggtaacccctcggtactccggttttatccaaaacttctccggaacacttccggtgtccgaatatagccgtccaatatatcaatctttatgtctcgaccattttgagactcctcgtcatgtccgtgatctcatcccggactccaaacaaccttcggtacatcaaatcacataaactcataataccaatcatcatcgaacgttaagcgtgcggaccctacagattcagaactatgtagacatgaccgagatacgtctccggtcaataaacaatagcggaacctggatgctcatattggttccgacatattctacgaagatctttattggtcaagccgcataacaacatacgttgttccctttgtcattggtatgttacttgcccgagattcgatcgtcggtatcatcatacctagttcaatctcgttaccggcaagtctctttactcgttccataatacttcatcccgcaactaactcattagtcacaatgcttgcaaggcttatagtgatgagtattaccaagagggcccagagatacctctccgaaacatggagtgacaaatcctaatctcgatctacaccaacccaacaaacaccttcggagacaccagtagagcacctttataatcacccatttacattgtgacgtatgGTAGCACACAAAGAGTTCCTcctatattcgggagttgcataatctcatagtttgaggaacttgtataagtcatgaagaaagcagtagcaatgaaactgtcacggtcataatgctaagctaacggatgggtcatgtccatcacatcatccccctaatgatgtgatctcgttcatcaaataacaacacatgtgtatggttaggaaacataaccatatttgattaacgagctagtcaagtagatgcatactaggaacaatatgttttgtctatgtattcacacatgtactaagtttccggttaatacaattctagcatgaataataaacatttatcatgatataaggaaataaataataactttattattgcctctagggcatatttccttcagtctcccacttgcactagagtcaataatctagattacatagtaatgattctaacacccatgcactactagggaaaaccttatacacagaatcttaccagtagcgcatgttaaaatgaggcgctactgctacttagcagtagcgcgtctgccaAAACCGTGCTACTGTTacccccttagcagtagcgcggcaggaacagaacgcgctactactataattgccacaccgttcccgacgtgctaggtatagtagtagcgcccttctagaaacggcgctactactatggattttagcagcaacgcgtttttcctccccacgctactgttaaagctattttcacctaaccccccgcgcggcctgattccctctcctctgcttcctcccccaattccccactctctcttctccccctcgttgccTCCACCTCGTCGCCGTCTCGCCGCCGTcttccccgaccccgcctcgcggcCATCTCCCACGACcccacctcgccgccgtctcccccggccCCGCCTCGCCGTCGTCTCCCTCGACCTNNNNNNNNNNNNNNNNNNNNNNNNNNNNNNNNNNNNNNNNNNNNNNNNNNNNNNNNNNNNNNNNNNNNNNNNNNNNNNNNNNNNNNNNNNNNNNNNNNNNNNNNNNNNNNNNNNNNNNNNNNNNNNNNNNNNNNNNNNNNNNNNNNNNNNNNNNNNNNNNNNNNNNNNNNNNNNNNNNNNNNNNNNNNNNNNNNNNNNNNNNNNNNNNNNNNNNNNNNNNNNNNNNNNNNNNNNNNNNNNNNNNNNNNNNNNNNNNNNNNNNNNNNNNNNNNNNNNNNNNNNNNNNcccgaccccgcctcgccgcgcctcggtgccgccatctcccccgaccccatctctctccccgccctctgtaagcactctcccctttcgATCCCTCTTGTTTGCTTAGCATGAactctagctatttagtgctagttagtatgaaccctaggctatttttagtgctagttagttaattacaattagtattaaccctatttaattagggcagtagttcctaggtactaattcgttagtaagaactaggtactaattagctaggtactagtttatttttatttatagtaagttcattttcagtaagaactaattgaattaatagaactagttagtaagaacttgttgctatttttttagttaaagcaattttcccgcatcgacgtggacgatgcctatcccgcatcctcgtcgtcgagtcggtggaggacgacacctgtttgaccagatgggccatgtccgggactgggctccgccggggtggtactgggaggcgctacctatcggggggcgcaggttggtgaggagtcagcctgtcgttgacccggaccttctttggtggcggtcgcgtgggccagtgacagtccagaggctcgaggaccccgcggaggtggtgcgtcaccgtgtcagtgaggaggacgcgcacgtccgtcgctacttgtttgcgttggagcacaggttctccaatatctggcaggttctccagggatctcactggagctatgatctcgtgatggttccttctctatgggtgtccaccgctcgcgccgatacccgtcgtgtgctagggttttagttgtactagtgatgttatatgtatgacactattcgggatgtattagtgataatattcgacgatgtacgaacatacatgagatgatttacttttgcttattcaatgcatgctaatttgagtcctataagatattttgaaatgtatatcttgtgttgctcaaataggatatgtgcttgcccaagtggccggtcatgtttgtaggttacacctccgagtggcctatgttttgccggagtgttgattcatttccgttccggcaaatttcaggcgctcgatatgtcctattttagcaaaggtcatgccggatttttccgtgaattttggcatgacttgtgccagaatatgtaggaaatgtcgagtgccccggatttgtgtgttgagtatcctggtagttgtcttcgatcgatttccaattaatgttttaactatgaacataggaaatgtctgacgacgaaaaggatttcggtatttgcaaatattgcgaagacgagcgcggcctgtgcgacggaatcttcctagatgatgataggagcttcaacatcaagctggacgAAAACTTtgcagtggatacagtaagtcacaacgacaagtcttttttcgtaattaagcatgacatatgcttcatttgcttcaacttataatttgtttttactactatactagcgtatcccctgccatgcaagagtttttgtattggataagataggttgcagtcgtactatggaggtaaagaaaatttacttgaagaccgagcatggttatattttccacacaaaattatacaattcagacgactacacctattttggatgcaaaacatggcgagcactatgcaagacttatgcatttgagcctgatatggttatcacctttgatattcgtccggaagatgatattgaaggtaataccaacatctgggtcgatgtgcagacgcctccagttataccaaaatgtgagtttctcaaccatatttatgtctttgatattgtttattcaaaaatagttgataattaatttctattgatagcttatttcggtgcaagcaaacatgtccagcgcttggtagacaggaccgtatactgtgccggggctgaactcaactgcgaggagctcagtcattatgtttcatggcttgcggatcttgatactgtcaagacaaattttctttctGCATTTAAAAATGTTAGtattgaaaacgtgcgaccaatagtgttcgtactgaactacggtcacatctatttaggaaggatggtaagatttttaatatttgtcctcagtgcatcttttccatacatcatttttgaagctaaacttcattgctaagtatgttaccatacgatgttcttcaacagggagtcccgatgaatgttgtgcgttatgggatcgagactaaaggtaccatgagtattattagcttacggccaagatatcctacagattactttagtgcattcaagattagcgacggatgcttaatagtgcaagactgttccaaatatgtgatgggggagcgtagagaagtactagggggcagcaaacagatgcgctacccacgattaggagacaggttcatctgcatgctccaacttgatcaaggagaagactatacatgttttatgttattttacctgcgagagagcagcatgagtgattagctagctagaaatgagtttgaagatgatgatgtgctacactattactatgatgataaaatagctagtgttggtggtaatgactatgatgattattattagctagtgttagtggtgattaaataaatattgttggtgataatgactatgatgatgattaaatagcttgtgctggcggattagattcaagtggaggcaacatgtggtgcacattgaaagtactactagtccaaaaactagatcaagtttggattagtagtatacttttgacatgcaccacatattgcctccacttgaacctaatccaccttcatttgacacactgttatggacataatgatgtaaacctcataactggtattgtaccaatatttgtacgatggagagaaaaccgcataaatacactaaaaataaaaaaaataaaaaaacgaatactagtagcgatggagagaaaacacgctgccactaGTTTCATTAGCAATAGCGTGGGTGTGAACAaaagctgcagctatttgtcctagcagtagcgcgcgccggcacgcgttactgctaagaaatagctgtagcgccttattagtagcacgcctacccgcgctactagtgagcacaaaaccagcgctacagctagggttttccctagtagtgatggagctttggtgttgatcatgttttgctagtggaagaggcttagtcaacgggtctgcaacattcagatccgtgtgtatcttgcaaatttctatgtccccctctgacacttgatgacggatggaattgaagcgtctcttgatatgcttggttctcttgtgaaatctggattcctttgccaaggcaattgcaccagtattgtcacaaaagattttcattggaccagatgcactaggtatgacacctagatcggatatgaactccttcatccaaactgcttcattcgctgcttccgaagcagcaatgtactctgcttcacacgtagatccgaccacgatgctttgcttggaactgcaccaacttacagctcctccattcaataaaaaatatgtatccagtttgcgacttagagtcatccgaatcagtgtcaaatcttgcatcaatttaaccatttacgacgagatctttttcacctccataaacgacaaacatatccttagtccttttcaggtatttcaggatgttcttgaccgctgtccagtgcttcactccgggattactttggtaccttactGCTATGCTTATAGTAAGGCACACATaaggtctgatacacagcattgcatatgatgtctactacgcaaccttcttcttgtagacgttgttgggcctgcaagtgcacatgtttgtaggacagtagcaaatttccctcaagtggatgacctaagttttatcaatccgtgggaggcgtaggatgaagatggtctctctcaaacaaccctgcaaccaaataacaaagagtctcttgtgtccccaacacacccaatacaatggtaatttgtataggtgcactagttcggcaaagagatggtgatacgagtgcaatatggatggtagataaaggtatttgtaatctgaaattgtaaaaacagcaaggtaacaagtgataaaagtgagcgtaaacggtattgcaatagtaggaaacaaggcctaaggttcgtactttcactagtgcaagttctctcaacaataataacataactagatcatataaatatctctcaacatgcaacaaagagtcactccaaagccactaatagcggagaacaaacgaagagattatggtagggtatgaaaccacc encodes:
- the LOC119350131 gene encoding ankyrin-3-like, with amino-acid sequence MGTRALPLPCQFELLLGEDRNRWPPDARFIEAAHLGDVRGIKEIAKELDVHGHGIPVTVASTSYMGMNALHAAGGRGRLPAYQYLVEEVKMDINKPDTPQDYSPVEHAVTYGNLPAVRYLLDHGADVHQQRSGNISLLHSAAAHGHSEIVKYLLSRGVDIDAQSIIGTPLSFAAQKGHATVVKILLQHNADPNKGTRIIGPLDMALHKSNVSCVKLLIQGRANVSGAGPCYNPLVTAAEKGLTEAIKCLLEAGANPNVLDQFGRLPIELAAEYGTREDVEMLFPFTLPISTVTNWSVDGIISHVKMEIKQLEDDNFVKTRLSDLKQQGDEAFKKQDYLNASVFYTQALKMDNFDAKLLSNRSLCWLPMGNGERAFGDAHECIALCPKWAKAHYRLGAAFMFMKDYNGAYQSLSRALELDPESEEVEKLFWEAMKLMS